In one Komagataeibacter sp. FNDCR2 genomic region, the following are encoded:
- the rpsI gene encoding 30S ribosomal protein S9, producing MSETQERTGTLADLKEAVATGQVVSSQEAAPVYEAKRDAQGRSYATGRRKDAVARVWIKPGKGDIIVNGRPVGTYFARPVLRMLITQPFLVADRYNQFDVYCTVVGGGLSGQAGAVRHGISRALTHYEPALRSILKAAGFLTRDSRVVERKKYGRAKARRSFQFSKR from the coding sequence ATGTCCGAAACACAAGAGCGTACAGGCACGCTGGCCGACCTGAAGGAAGCCGTCGCGACCGGTCAGGTTGTCTCCTCGCAGGAAGCCGCACCCGTTTACGAAGCCAAGCGCGACGCGCAGGGCCGTTCCTACGCCACGGGTCGCCGCAAGGACGCGGTTGCCCGCGTGTGGATCAAGCCGGGCAAGGGCGACATCATCGTCAACGGTCGTCCGGTCGGCACCTATTTCGCCCGTCCGGTCCTGCGCATGCTGATCACGCAGCCTTTCCTGGTTGCCGATCGCTACAACCAGTTCGACGTGTACTGCACCGTTGTTGGTGGTGGTCTGTCGGGCCAGGCTGGTGCGGTCCGTCATGGCATCAGCCGCGCGCTGACCCATTACGAACCCGCGCTGCGCAGCATCCTGAAGGCCGCGGGCTTCCTGACGCGCGATTCGCGTGTTGTTGAACGTAAGAAGTACGGCCGCGCCAAGGCTCGCCGCTCCTTCCAGTTCAGCAAGCGCTGA
- a CDS encoding SDR family oxidoreductase, whose protein sequence is MPDSGPVHVIGATGRSGLALCRALAAQGRAPVPVVRDLSRWQATGAAIPARVADLENDPAPLRAALADATYVALTAHARHLPAVLAAAPPGARIVALGSTRIFTRWPDAHARGVLHGAAAFARSGRDGVLLHPTMIYGAMGEDNVQRLAALMRRLPLLPLPRGGRARIQPIWQGDVTRALIAALDRAWDGPHSLVIAGPDQVAYRDFTRMVAQAAGLRPRRVLPVPGPVLIALSRLRLPGLPRIRPAEVRRLLEDKIFDIAPMRAQLGFQPHSLAAGLTRTFGQPA, encoded by the coding sequence ATGCCCGATAGCGGGCCGGTGCATGTCATCGGCGCGACCGGCCGGTCGGGGCTGGCGCTGTGCCGCGCGCTGGCCGCGCAGGGGCGCGCGCCTGTCCCGGTCGTGCGCGACCTTTCGCGCTGGCAGGCCACGGGGGCCGCCATTCCCGCCCGCGTGGCGGATCTGGAAAACGATCCCGCCCCCCTCCGCGCCGCGCTGGCCGATGCGACCTACGTGGCGCTGACCGCCCATGCGCGCCACCTGCCCGCCGTGCTGGCGGCAGCGCCCCCAGGCGCGCGGATCGTGGCACTTGGCAGTACGCGCATCTTCACCCGCTGGCCCGATGCGCATGCGCGTGGCGTGCTGCATGGGGCCGCGGCCTTCGCCCGCTCCGGCCGCGATGGCGTGCTGCTTCATCCCACCATGATTTATGGCGCCATGGGCGAAGACAACGTGCAGCGTCTCGCGGCCCTCATGCGCCGCCTGCCGCTGCTGCCACTGCCGCGCGGGGGGCGGGCGCGCATCCAGCCCATATGGCAGGGCGATGTGACCCGCGCCCTGATCGCGGCCCTGGACCGCGCATGGGACGGACCGCACAGCCTGGTCATCGCCGGGCCGGATCAGGTCGCCTATCGCGACTTCACGCGCATGGTGGCGCAGGCCGCCGGATTGCGCCCACGTCGCGTGCTGCCGGTGCCGGGGCCGGTGCTGATTGCCCTGTCGCGGCTGCGCCTGCCGGGACTGCCGCGCATAAGGCCCGCCGAGGTCAGGCGGCTGCTGGAAGACAAGATTTTCGATATCGCGCCCATGCGCGCGCAGCTCGGGTTCCAGCCCCACTCACTGGCGGCAGGGCTGACCCGTACGTTCGGGCAACCGGCATGA
- a CDS encoding aminotransferase — MKPTNSMLSGLSTTIFSVMSAQAAEHGAINLGQGFPDTEGPRDLVEAAAAALRDGRNQYPPLAGVPELRRAVARSNARFYGISVDPNREVVVTCGATEAITASLMALVNRGDEVVVFEPLYDTYLPVLEMLGAVVRTVRLAPPHWDLPRATLAAAFSPRTKAVLLNTPMNPTGKVFTRDELEFIAGLLARHDAYAVCDEVYEHLTFAPVRHQPLMALPGMRERTIRIGSAGKSFSMTGWKVGYVTAPAPLADLVAKAHQLLTFTVAPNLQRAVALGLDKDTAYFERLAEGMRSARDWLAEGLTRAGFDVLPCNGSYFLIADITPLGFSGGDVAFCQQMVRDGGVAAIPVSAFYDPRGTDIPDSFVRFAFCKKAGVIAAAIQRLQTVRERLCTGNVAEIQKG, encoded by the coding sequence ATGAAACCGACGAACTCCATGCTTTCGGGGCTCTCGACCACCATTTTTTCCGTCATGTCCGCGCAGGCGGCGGAACATGGCGCGATCAATCTGGGTCAGGGCTTTCCCGATACCGAAGGCCCGCGTGACCTGGTGGAAGCCGCCGCCGCCGCGCTGCGCGACGGGCGCAACCAGTATCCCCCGCTTGCGGGGGTGCCCGAACTGCGTCGCGCCGTGGCGCGGTCCAATGCGCGGTTTTACGGTATCTCGGTCGATCCCAACCGCGAGGTCGTGGTGACGTGCGGGGCGACGGAGGCCATTACCGCTTCACTCATGGCGCTGGTCAACCGGGGGGATGAGGTGGTGGTGTTCGAACCCCTGTACGACACCTACCTGCCGGTGCTGGAAATGCTCGGCGCGGTGGTGCGCACCGTGCGCCTGGCCCCCCCGCACTGGGATCTGCCGCGCGCCACGCTGGCCGCCGCCTTCAGCCCGCGCACCAAGGCCGTCCTGCTCAACACCCCCATGAACCCGACGGGCAAGGTCTTCACCCGTGACGAGCTTGAGTTCATTGCCGGGCTGCTGGCGCGCCACGATGCCTATGCCGTGTGTGACGAGGTTTACGAACACCTGACCTTCGCCCCCGTCCGCCATCAGCCGCTCATGGCGCTGCCGGGCATGCGTGAGCGCACCATCCGCATCGGCAGCGCGGGCAAGAGCTTTTCCATGACCGGGTGGAAGGTGGGGTATGTGACCGCCCCGGCCCCGCTGGCCGATCTGGTGGCCAAGGCGCATCAGCTCCTGACCTTTACCGTGGCCCCCAACCTGCAACGTGCGGTGGCGCTGGGACTCGACAAGGATACCGCCTATTTCGAGCGGCTGGCCGAAGGGATGCGCTCGGCACGGGACTGGCTGGCCGAAGGGCTGACGCGCGCCGGATTCGATGTGCTGCCGTGCAATGGCAGCTACTTCCTGATCGCCGACATCACGCCGCTGGGCTTCAGCGGGGGTGATGTCGCGTTCTGCCAGCAGATGGTGCGCGATGGCGGGGTCGCCGCGATTCCGGTCTCGGCCTTTTACGACCCGCGCGGCACGGACATTCCCGACAGCTTCGTGCGCTTCGCATTCTGCAAGAAGGCCGGGGTCATCGCTGCGGCCATCCAGCGGCTGCAAACGGTACGGGAGCGGCTTTGCACAGGAAATGTTGCAGAAATTCAAAAAGGGTAA
- a CDS encoding AsmA family protein produces MSGPDRENSHQHMQGGGLLEQLYFPVTGALAAAVLALVIFWSWDWFVPLVEHKAGEALGRRVTLAHLHVQIGRVTRITADDVRIDEPEGFDSLPPFATAAHLMVGVNLWHLLGGRLDLPVIALDAPVVELDARGDGEANYHFSHGKKSGGKAGGGKEASTPLPRIGELNINDGHLHLVHAGLRSDMRAEVHTTPGRDRAGPRIVADVRGTYTGQAITGRFSGGALVSLMDRAQPYPIDVAVQHGPTELTLVGSVEDPLSFSGARLRLTLAGPDMSLLYPLTGVIIPQTPAYHVAGSLDYLDRRIRFHDFEGTVGSSDLGGTLRIDPHQAVTFVDTDLHSRHVDLADLGGFFGATPGEHPSTAQQAAEEKAHEASGAVLPTAPISLPRLRATNVHLAYHGDHIENRHTPLDNIDVLLDVRDGAIDVHRLNFGVGSGRLASSGTFVPEGDGVNARIRIDMEEIDLSRLMKALGNYQGQGTIGGHITIHGRGRSLAEIVGSGNGGVTMALDEGGDISAILPDLVGLEFGKALLSVLGLPARTDLKCLIVDMPLQEGVFHTHTLLLETGDTRTVGKGDVSFSNNTIDYALMTRSRHFAIASLPGPLYITGALKHPRITPGAEVIGRALASVLTGFVFSPVGLLPTIEAGVGEKSACASALREVETNPAAGIAPHARHPGQRRAGGRAAPARQAAAGGKDYDGLSRAERDYIHSVWARRMAAH; encoded by the coding sequence ATGTCCGGACCGGACCGTGAGAACAGCCACCAGCACATGCAGGGCGGCGGCCTGCTGGAACAGTTGTATTTTCCGGTCACGGGCGCGCTGGCCGCCGCTGTGCTTGCGCTGGTCATTTTCTGGTCATGGGACTGGTTCGTACCCCTGGTGGAGCACAAGGCCGGTGAGGCGCTGGGCCGCCGGGTCACGCTGGCGCACCTGCATGTCCAGATCGGCCGGGTCACGCGCATCACCGCCGATGATGTCCGTATTGACGAGCCGGAGGGGTTTGACAGCCTGCCCCCCTTCGCCACGGCGGCGCATCTGATGGTGGGGGTCAACCTGTGGCACCTGCTGGGCGGCAGGCTGGATCTGCCGGTCATTGCGCTGGATGCGCCGGTTGTCGAACTGGATGCGCGCGGGGATGGCGAAGCGAACTACCATTTCTCCCATGGTAAAAAATCTGGCGGGAAAGCGGGCGGCGGAAAGGAAGCATCCACCCCGCTGCCACGGATCGGTGAGCTGAACATTAACGATGGCCACCTGCACCTGGTGCATGCGGGGCTGCGGAGCGACATGCGGGCCGAGGTGCATACCACCCCGGGGCGGGACAGGGCCGGGCCACGGATCGTGGCGGATGTACGCGGCACCTATACCGGGCAGGCGATTACGGGACGGTTTTCGGGTGGGGCGCTGGTCTCGCTCATGGACCGCGCGCAGCCGTACCCGATAGATGTGGCGGTCCAGCATGGCCCCACGGAGCTGACGCTGGTCGGCTCGGTGGAGGATCCGCTCTCCTTCAGTGGCGCGCGGCTGCGGCTGACACTGGCGGGGCCGGATATGTCGCTGCTCTATCCGCTGACGGGCGTGATCATTCCGCAGACCCCCGCCTACCATGTGGCGGGCAGCCTGGATTATCTGGACCGGCGCATCCGCTTTCATGATTTCGAGGGCACGGTCGGCTCCAGCGACCTGGGGGGCACGCTGCGTATCGACCCGCATCAGGCCGTGACCTTCGTGGATACGGATTTGCATTCCCGCCATGTCGACCTGGCCGATCTGGGCGGTTTTTTCGGGGCGACGCCCGGGGAGCATCCGTCCACCGCGCAGCAGGCGGCGGAAGAAAAGGCGCATGAGGCCAGTGGCGCGGTCCTGCCCACCGCGCCCATCAGCCTGCCCCGGCTGCGGGCGACCAACGTGCATCTGGCCTATCATGGCGACCATATCGAGAACCGGCATACACCGCTCGACAATATCGACGTGCTGCTGGATGTGCGCGACGGCGCCATTGATGTCCATCGCCTGAACTTTGGCGTGGGAAGCGGCAGGCTGGCCAGCAGCGGAACCTTCGTGCCCGAGGGGGATGGGGTCAATGCGCGTATCCGTATCGATATGGAGGAGATCGACCTTTCCCGGCTCATGAAGGCGCTGGGGAACTACCAGGGGCAGGGGACCATTGGCGGGCATATCACCATCCATGGCCGTGGCCGTTCACTGGCCGAGATCGTGGGCAGCGGCAATGGCGGCGTCACCATGGCGCTGGATGAAGGCGGGGATATTTCCGCCATCCTGCCCGATCTCGTGGGGCTTGAGTTCGGCAAGGCGCTGCTGTCCGTTCTGGGCCTGCCCGCCCGTACCGACCTGAAATGCCTGATTGTGGACATGCCGCTGCAAGAAGGCGTCTTCCATACCCATACCCTGCTGCTGGAAACGGGGGATACGCGCACGGTGGGCAAGGGGGATGTCAGCTTCAGCAACAATACCATCGACTATGCCCTCATGACCCGCTCGCGGCATTTCGCCATCGCCTCCCTTCCCGGTCCGCTGTATATCACGGGGGCGCTGAAGCATCCGCGCATCACGCCGGGGGCCGAGGTCATCGGCCGGGCGCTGGCTTCGGTGCTGACGGGCTTTGTCTTCTCCCCGGTCGGGCTGCTGCCGACGATCGAGGCCGGGGTGGGTGAAAAATCCGCCTGCGCCAGCGCGCTCAGGGAAGTCGAGACGAATCCGGCCGCCGGGATCGCGCCCCATGCACGCCATCCGGGGCAGCGCAGGGCGGGCGGCCGTGCCGCCCCGGCCCGGCAGGCAGCGGCGGGGGGGAAGGATTATGACGGCCTGAGCCGCGCGGAACGTGATTATATCCACTCCGTATGGGCGCGCAGGATGGCCGCGCATTAA
- the ilvD gene encoding dihydroxy-acid dehydratase, whose product MPAYRSRTTTHGRNMAGARSLWRATGMQDGDFGKPIIAIANSFTQFVPGHVHLKDLGQLVAGAVADAGGVGREFNTIAVDDGIAMGHGGMLYSLPSRELIADAVEYMVNAHCADALVCISNCDKITPGMLMAAMRLNIPTIFVSGGPMEAGKVLNNGAEQQVDLITSMVAAANPDVSDEQSNQIERSACPTCGSCSGMFTANSMNCLTEALGLALPGNGSLVATHADRRELFMRAGREIVALARRWYEHDDETALPRGIASKAAFENAMSVDIAMGGSTNTVLHLLAAAHEGEVHFTMADIDRLSHKVPNLCKVSPSRMDVHMEDVHRAGGIPAIMGELARMGLLHGDVPSVHAPTVTQALHKWDISAPTVDEAARTFFRAAPGGVRTTQAFSQSSRYKTLDTDRADGALRDAAHAYSRDGGLAVLFGNLAEDGAIVKTAGVAANLLTFTGPARIFESQDAAVSAILSNDIVAGDVVVIRYEGPKGGPGMQEMLYPTSYLKSKGLAEKCALITDGRFSGGSSGLSIGHISPEAAEGGIIGLLEEGDTIEIDIPNRILRTTVSDSELAARRDRMEERGARAWQPDRKRTVSVALQAYSALTTSAARGAVRDVSQIGRRTSR is encoded by the coding sequence ATGCCTGCCTATCGTTCCCGCACTACGACACATGGCCGCAACATGGCCGGTGCGCGCAGCCTGTGGCGTGCAACCGGTATGCAGGATGGTGATTTTGGCAAGCCGATCATCGCCATCGCCAATTCCTTTACGCAGTTCGTGCCCGGTCATGTCCACCTCAAGGATCTGGGCCAGCTCGTGGCCGGCGCGGTGGCCGATGCGGGCGGCGTGGGGCGTGAGTTCAACACCATCGCGGTGGATGACGGCATCGCCATGGGCCATGGCGGCATGCTGTACAGCCTCCCTTCGCGCGAGCTGATCGCCGATGCGGTGGAGTATATGGTCAACGCGCATTGCGCCGATGCGCTGGTGTGCATAAGCAACTGCGACAAGATCACGCCCGGCATGCTCATGGCGGCGATGCGGCTGAACATCCCCACCATCTTCGTATCCGGCGGGCCGATGGAAGCGGGCAAGGTGCTGAACAACGGCGCCGAGCAGCAGGTTGACCTCATCACCTCCATGGTGGCGGCGGCCAACCCCGATGTCAGCGATGAACAGTCGAACCAGATCGAACGTTCCGCCTGCCCCACATGCGGGTCGTGCTCGGGCATGTTCACCGCCAATTCCATGAACTGCCTGACCGAGGCGCTGGGCCTCGCCCTGCCCGGCAATGGCAGCCTTGTCGCCACCCATGCCGACCGACGCGAACTGTTCATGCGCGCGGGCCGCGAGATCGTGGCACTCGCCCGCCGCTGGTACGAGCATGATGATGAAACCGCCCTGCCGCGCGGCATCGCCAGCAAGGCCGCGTTTGAAAACGCCATGTCGGTCGATATCGCCATGGGGGGCTCGACCAACACGGTCCTGCACCTGCTGGCGGCGGCGCATGAGGGGGAAGTCCATTTCACCATGGCGGATATCGACCGCCTGTCCCACAAGGTGCCGAACCTGTGCAAGGTCTCGCCCTCGCGCATGGATGTCCATATGGAGGACGTGCACCGCGCGGGCGGCATTCCCGCCATCATGGGTGAACTGGCCCGCATGGGGCTGCTGCATGGCGACGTACCCAGCGTGCATGCCCCCACGGTGACGCAGGCCCTGCATAAATGGGACATCAGCGCGCCAACAGTGGATGAGGCGGCACGGACCTTCTTCCGCGCGGCCCCCGGCGGGGTGCGGACCACGCAGGCGTTTTCACAGTCGAGCCGGTACAAGACGCTTGATACCGACCGCGCTGACGGCGCGCTGCGCGATGCGGCCCATGCCTACAGCCGCGACGGCGGGCTGGCGGTGCTGTTCGGCAACCTTGCGGAAGATGGCGCCATCGTCAAAACCGCCGGTGTTGCGGCGAACCTGCTGACCTTTACGGGGCCCGCGCGCATTTTCGAAAGCCAGGACGCCGCGGTCTCCGCCATCCTGAGCAACGACATCGTGGCCGGGGATGTGGTCGTGATCCGTTACGAAGGCCCCAAGGGTGGTCCCGGCATGCAGGAAATGCTGTATCCGACCAGCTACCTGAAATCCAAGGGACTGGCCGAGAAATGCGCGCTGATTACCGATGGCCGCTTTTCGGGCGGGAGTTCGGGGCTGTCGATCGGTCATATCTCGCCCGAGGCGGCGGAAGGCGGGATCATCGGGCTGCTGGAGGAAGGCGACACGATCGAGATCGACATTCCCAACCGCATCCTGCGCACCACGGTCAGTGATTCCGAACTCGCCGCCCGGCGGGACCGGATGGAGGAACGCGGCGCGCGCGCCTGGCAGCCGGACCGCAAGCGCACGGTTTCCGTGGCGTTGCAGGCCTATAGCGCACTGACCACCAGCGCCGCCCGTGGCGCGGTGCGCGATGTCAGCCAGATCGGCCGCCGCACCAGCCGCTGA
- a CDS encoding DNA/RNA non-specific endonuclease produces the protein MWNRLVPVLAFLLAMGGGVAAARAEECLRFGAGNQLPVLDNAQLAAQTQILCSARFAVLYSGLAHEPLWAAEHLDAAMVRAAMSTPRQGDFHPDPRIPVPLRAELEDYVRSGFDRGHMAPSGDMPDRQAQEESFALSNIVPQRAELNRGRWADIESAVRRLALREGELYVVTGPAFHTRTITAIGPDRVLVPTSTWKAVYDPRGRQTGVYVCHNAARNPGCSHVSVALLTHVTGIDPFPALPPDMKQVCMTLPFGRMRTPRRTRHPRHTRSLW, from the coding sequence ATGTGGAACCGGCTTGTCCCGGTCCTAGCCTTCCTGCTCGCCATGGGTGGCGGTGTGGCGGCGGCACGGGCGGAAGAATGCCTGCGGTTCGGGGCCGGCAACCAGTTGCCGGTGCTCGATAATGCCCAACTGGCGGCACAGACGCAGATCCTGTGCAGCGCCCGGTTCGCCGTGCTGTATTCCGGTCTGGCGCATGAACCGTTATGGGCCGCCGAGCATCTTGACGCCGCCATGGTCCGGGCCGCCATGTCCACCCCGCGCCAGGGCGACTTCCACCCCGACCCCCGCATTCCCGTCCCCCTCCGCGCGGAACTGGAGGATTATGTCCGTTCCGGTTTCGACCGTGGACACATGGCGCCATCGGGCGACATGCCCGACCGGCAGGCGCAGGAGGAAAGCTTCGCCCTGTCCAACATCGTGCCCCAGCGCGCGGAACTGAACCGGGGCAGATGGGCCGATATCGAATCGGCGGTGCGCAGGCTGGCCCTGCGCGAGGGGGAACTGTACGTCGTGACCGGCCCGGCCTTCCATACCCGCACGATCACTGCGATCGGCCCGGACCGGGTACTGGTCCCGACCTCGACATGGAAGGCGGTCTATGATCCGCGCGGGCGGCAGACGGGGGTATATGTATGCCACAATGCGGCGCGCAATCCCGGCTGCAGTCATGTCAGCGTGGCCCTGCTTACCCATGTAACGGGGATCGATCCCTTCCCCGCGCTGCCCCCGGACATGAAACAGGTCTGCATGACCCTGCCCTTCGGCAGGATGCGCACGCCACGACGAACGCGACACCCACGCCATACCCGTTCGCTATGGTAA
- the rplM gene encoding 50S ribosomal protein L13: MKTTPSLKPAEVTRGWTLIDAEGLVLGRLAAIIAQRLRGKHKPQFTPHVDCGDNIVVINAEKIRLTGNKVNQKLFHYHTGYPGGIKERTITQRLTGKNPGDVVRKAVERMITRGPLQRAQMKHLYVYAGSEHPHDGQKPQVLDVASLNRKNAVTTQNVGA; encoded by the coding sequence ATGAAGACCACACCCTCGCTGAAACCCGCAGAGGTGACGCGTGGCTGGACCCTGATCGACGCCGAAGGCCTCGTTCTGGGCCGGCTGGCGGCGATCATCGCCCAGCGCCTGCGCGGCAAGCACAAGCCCCAGTTCACCCCGCATGTTGATTGCGGCGACAACATTGTCGTCATCAACGCCGAGAAGATCCGTCTGACCGGCAACAAGGTGAACCAGAAGCTGTTCCATTACCACACCGGCTATCCCGGCGGGATCAAGGAACGCACGATCACCCAGCGCCTGACCGGCAAGAACCCCGGCGATGTCGTGCGCAAGGCGGTCGAGCGCATGATCACCCGTGGCCCGCTGCAGCGCGCGCAGATGAAGCATCTGTACGTCTATGCCGGCAGCGAACACCCGCATGACGGGCAGAAGCCGCAGGTTCTTGATGTTGCATCGCTGAACCGCAAGAACGCCGTCACCACCCAGAACGTCGGGGCCTGA